Below is a window of Mycolicibacterium rhodesiae NBB3 DNA.
TTCGTCAGTCAGATCATCGCCGATGTAGATGGGCAGTACGCGACCCGTTTGATGGATCTGGTCGCCAAGCCAGCGAAGCGCTGTGCCTTTGTCCCAATCGATATCGGGTCGCAGTTCGACGATCTTGCGGCCGCCCGTCACGCGCAGTCCGTGCCGTTGACCATGCCGGTGCGTTGTCGCGACGACCTCGGCCACCCGTTCCGGCGCGACGTTGCGAAAGTGAACCGCGACAGCGTAGCGCTTGTGCTCGACGTTCACCCCTTCGACGCGTCCGAGATCCTCGCGCAAGTCGGCCGCGGCCCTCTCCAGAACGGGAACCGCAGTGGCGGCGGCGTCGTTGCGACGGTGCTCGCCGTCGGGCCCTATCAGTTCGAAGCCGTGGCTGCCCGAATACCATATTCCGGGTATCGCGATCCGGTTGCGGACGTCCGCTAGATCACGCCCACTCAATATGGCCACCGGGCACAACGCGGCCAGACTCTCCAGGGCCTTTGCCGCGCCGTCGACCAGCTTGGCCGCATCGGGTTCCGCGACGATCTCAGCCAGCGTGCCGTCGAAATCGAGGCATACGAATGGCTGCCGCCCGGCGACAACTCCAATCAGCTGACCGTAGGAGTCGAGCGCGTTCGGCAACTCCGAGATGCGTTTATCGCCTTGGCGCACAGTGACTTGCGCGAGGTCTTCGACAATCACATCGGCTCCGCTGCGCAGGAGTTCCGCGGCATGCCCCACGCGGTCAACACCGATGACAAGCGCGAAACCTCCGTTGCGGGCCGCCTGCACCCCGGTCTGCGTGGCCTCGACGACGACGGTCCGCTCCGGCGTCGTACCCAATTTTTTCGTATCGGCCGGTAGGACCCTCGGGTCGGGTTGGGCGGCAAGCCGGGGGGCGGCGGCGAGGACCGCAACTAGGCCATCGAGCCCCGCCGCCTTCAGTACCTGTTCGCAGTCGGGCCTCGACGAATAGACGGCCGTCAAAACCCCGACTTCGGAAAGCTTGCGGGCGAGCGAGACCATCGAATCGATCTCTGCCGCAACATCCTTGGATGCGGGAGTGGATGCAATGTCGGTTACCACATCGTCCAGCGCGAAAACAACCGCGTCGTGCAATCGAGCATCGATGGTCACCGTTGTCTTCATTGTGCGTGTCCTTTGTTTCGAGAGGATCGGTGGTCTATGCAGATACGACAGCGACATCCACCGGCTCTTCGGCGATCTCGAAAAGCCGCTCGGTATCGGCGCGCGTGCACGGCGCGGTACCGGGGGTCATCAGCATCGCCGCACCGGCGGCCATGCCGAAACGAACCGCCGTGCTCAGCGGCCATCCGCGAGTCAGTCCCACCGTGACGCCGGCGACCATCGCGTCGCCCGCTCCGACGCCACTGACCGCACGCATCGGAATGGCGGTGAATCGGCAGCTTTCGGCGGGAGTGGCGAGTAACGCGCCCTCGGCTCCCAACGACACCACGACGGCCTCGGCGCGGCCGGAATCGACGAGTTCGTGTGCGGCATCAAGCTGTTCGGATTCGGTCATCAGGTCACGCCCCACGCATTCGCGGAGTTCGCGCAGGCTTGCCTTGAGCACCGACACACCACAATTGACGTGCTTCAAACCGGCACCTGAGGTGTCCAAGACGAACCTGGTCCCAACCTCACCGCACACATCCGCGATCCGCTGGTAGTAGTCCGTAGGCACACCTGGCGGCAAGCTTCCGCTGGCGATAACGAATTGCGCCGACGTCGCCACGGCACGCAGCTGATCCACACATTCGGCTTGCTCGGATCGAGTCAGCCGCGGGCCAGGAAGCACGAAGCGGTACTGCAGGCCTGTGCTTGTCTCATCGACGGTGAAACTCTCCCGGGTGGGCTCGGCGATGTCGATCCGACGAAAGGGCACGCCTGCCTCGGCGACGAGACGGGTGACCATGTCGCCGCTGGCACCTCCAGCAGGGAAGACAGCCGAAACGGGCGCGCCGAGTACATGTGCGATCTTCGCCACGTTGATGCCTCCGCCGCCGGCGTCGTAACGCGCGCGCGAGCAACGGATCTTGCTGGTGGGACGTACTGCCTCGGCTGCCACGGTGATGTCGAGCGCCGGGTTCATCGTCAGGGTGACGATCGAATCCATCGCACAGCCTCCTCACTTCATGAGCCAGTACCGATCCGACTATTTCGCCGATCATGACGGTAGGGGCTGAAGTCCCGCGGCGGGGAGGACTTCGCCTCTGACACGGTGACGTCATCACCTCAAAAGACCTCGCTGCCCCACGATCGGGGCAACGCGCGACGCGCGTCGCTCTTCACCGGCGGGTTCGCCTGGATAACTCGAGCGTGTGGAGGCGGGTCACTGGTGACGGCGTCCACAAGCGCAACCAACGACGTAAGGGCCAAGGTCACTTGCGACAGTGTCTTTGGACTCCCCCGATGTGAAGCGTTGATTCCTACCGTTGTCACATGACCTACGTAATCGGTTCGGCATGCGTCGACGTGATGGACAAATCCTGCGTGCTCGAGTGCCCGGCAGACTGCATTTACGAGGGCGACCGCTCGCTCTACATCAACCCTGACGAATGCGTGGACTGTGGCGCGTGCAAGTTGGTGTGCCGCATGGACGCGATCGAGTATGAGACCGACCTGTCCGACGAGGAACGCTGGCATCTCGATGACAATGCCGCGTTTTTTCAGACCGTGCTCCCGGGGCGTGACGCGCCTGTGGGATCGCCAGGTGGGGCAGAGTTGATCGGCCGGATAGGTGTCGATACACCGGCGGTATCGGCGCTGCCGCCGAATCCGCAGACCGACCATTGAAAATGAGCAGCATCACACCAGACCTGGCCGACATCCAAGGCGCCGTCCAGCTGGCGTGCCGAGCTCCGTCCATTCACAACAGTCAGCCTTGGCGATGGGTTGCCGAAGGCGCGACGCTACACCTGTTCGCCGATCTCGCACGGGTGATGACTGCAGCCGACCCTGAAGGGCGCGAGATCTACCTGAGCTGCGGTGCAGTGCTCGACCACCTGATCGTGGCGATGGCTTCTGCAGGTTGGGATGCAGCCGTGCAGCGGTTCCCCGACCCCCTCGACCCGCTCCACGTGGCTACGTTGGATTTCCGGCGGGCTCCAGGGGAGCCGACGCAGATCACCGAAGCACGTGCGCAGGCGATCGGAAGACGCCATACGGACCGGCGCGCATTCGGCCCTCCGCCCAACTGGGCAAGCTTCGAAGTGCTGTTGCGGCAGAACGTGATTCCCTATCACGTGATGTTCGACATCGTGCTCGACCACGCGCGGGCTTCCTTGGCAGAAGTCTCTCGGTTAACCGAAGCGGTCCGGGCCAACGATCCCTCTTATGCTGCAGAGTTGAGCTGGTGGACAGGAGCTTTCGAGTCGGGCGGCGGCGTGCCACATACGGTGTTGACGTCATCCGCGGGGCAGGCCGATATCACACGGACCTTTCCGGGAACCGACCAGGAGCCACATGGAACGGGCGTCGACCGCTCCAAGATCGTGGTTCTGTCCACCCACCATGAGGACGCTCGGCTCGACGTACTGCAGTGCGGAGAAGCATT
It encodes the following:
- a CDS encoding 1-phosphofructokinase family hexose kinase, encoding MDSIVTLTMNPALDITVAAEAVRPTSKIRCSRARYDAGGGGINVAKIAHVLGAPVSAVFPAGGASGDMVTRLVAEAGVPFRRIDIAEPTRESFTVDETSTGLQYRFVLPGPRLTRSEQAECVDQLRAVATSAQFVIASGSLPPGVPTDYYQRIADVCGEVGTRFVLDTSGAGLKHVNCGVSVLKASLRELRECVGRDLMTESEQLDAAHELVDSGRAEAVVVSLGAEGALLATPAESCRFTAIPMRAVSGVGAGDAMVAGVTVGLTRGWPLSTAVRFGMAAGAAMLMTPGTAPCTRADTERLFEIAEEPVDVAVVSA
- the fdxA gene encoding ferredoxin: MTYVIGSACVDVMDKSCVLECPADCIYEGDRSLYINPDECVDCGACKLVCRMDAIEYETDLSDEERWHLDDNAAFFQTVLPGRDAPVGSPGGAELIGRIGVDTPAVSALPPNPQTDH
- a CDS encoding Acg family FMN-binding oxidoreductase, producing the protein MSSITPDLADIQGAVQLACRAPSIHNSQPWRWVAEGATLHLFADLARVMTAADPEGREIYLSCGAVLDHLIVAMASAGWDAAVQRFPDPLDPLHVATLDFRRAPGEPTQITEARAQAIGRRHTDRRAFGPPPNWASFEVLLRQNVIPYHVMFDIVLDHARASLAEVSRLTEAVRANDPSYAAELSWWTGAFESGGGVPHTVLTSSAGQADITRTFPGTDQEPHGTGVDRSKIVVLSTHHEDARLDVLQCGEALSALLLECTVAGLATCTLTHMTELAPSREKVRTLVGQRGMPQLLIRIGRPVDEAAPQVSPRRALTDVLEFR